CTTGTAATCCGTGTATATGTAAATCTGACTGATGTTCGTACGCTTGTGGAATTGAATGTTGACCAGGTGGGGAAGCTGACCGTCCGACTGCCAATAAGTATCCATGATGTTGTCTCGCAAACGCTCTACACCAAATCCTGAAGGCCAAAGAAAATTGTAGAATATGTAAGGATCACGTAGTTACACCAAAAGTTACCCGGCTTGCAGGAGGAGAGGCTCCAAACAGCCTGCGCGCCCACTTCCCGCACAAAGCCTAGGCGCTCCTCGGCCAGGGGGTCCTCTTCGCTGCTTGGGGGCGGGTTGGCGGTTATATCCTCATCCATTGAGGCTGCCATTGCAGCAATTACGATTTTAAAAAACtatctaaattttattatacAGAAGCCGCTTGAAGACGCACAAATcagctgtttgtttttatggtgCTGCAGTTGTGCGTGCTCTGGTCACACTGCGCAGCACATGTGCGAGTAGTTCgtcaacaaaaaattaatttgcaaaataatataaataaaaatggttCGTAAACTCAAATTTCATGAGCAGAAGCTGCTTAAAAAGGTGGACTTCATCACCTGGAAAGTGGACAACGGCGGCAAGGAGAACAAAATCCTTAGGCGCTTTCACATTCAAAAAAGGGAGGACTACACCAAGTAAGAGACCAAATTGCTCACGTATTTAAATCCCcattaaatttgttaatttttagGTATAACAAGTTGTCCAGGGAGATACGGGAACTGGCAGAGAGGATAGCTAAGCTGGATGCTTCAGAACCTTTCAAGACGGAGGCCACCACCATGCTCCTAAACAAGCTGCACGCCATGGGAGTTTCCAATGATCAGCTTACTTTGGAAACGGCGGCCAAGATATCTGCCAGCCACTTTTGCCGACGTCGTCTACCCGTGATCATGGTGAAACGTGAGTACCATCCCTTAATAAGCACTTCATTTTCATATAACCATTTTCCGTTGGCAGTTCGAATGTCGGAGCACCTGAAAGCGGCCACAGACCTCATAGAGCATGGTCATGTGCGTGTTGGTCCGGAAATGATTAAGGATCCTGCTTTTCTGGTCTCCAGAAACCTCGAGGACTTTGTCACCTGGGTGGATGGCTCCAAGATCAAGGAGCATGTACTCCGCTACAACGACATGCGTGACGATTTCCAAATGTAGAGAGACTACCTCCCTTAAGATAACCAGTAGAGTAACTAAAGCTAACTTGCAATAAAACCAACTAAGACTTTGTTAAATAATCATGTTCAATAactttattacattttatataataatgtTTAGATCTCATTAATATTCATTATTCCGGAGCGAATTGCGCCAAGGGCACAACTGCGCCGAcacgcacatacatatacatatttattttatcctGATCCCCCGAATTACCGATCTGCTCGGAATCATTTTATAATGGCGGTTCAGTTGGATTATGCTCTATTAGTTTTTACCCTCACTTCGCTATCTAAAGTCAATCGTGTTGAAATACCTTGCGGATGTTAAAGTAATATCAGTTTTGGAAACAAGTGAGAGCCAGCGGATGTACACAATAAATTATAAGATACCAGCGTGGGATTGATCGGTCGCTTTATTTATAAAACGAGATGAGTGTGGTTGTGGTTAGGGACTAAGGTGCAGGCAGGTGCATCGAACAGTTGAGCGGTCTAAAAAGTGACTAATGAACAAAGTTAAAAGTAAGATCGATGGCAGTTAGACGAGTCGATTCAAGCCAGGCTCAGGCATAAGAAGCAAATGCATTCGAAATGGTTCTAGTGTGGTTAGAAGTGCAATACAATTTGTAGAGATTTTAGAGTCGGACTGCTCGTCGTGCATCTGACTTTGCAAAAAGAAATCTAAAAGAACAGTGGATTTCCCTTTCAGCAGTCAAAAGTCTTTTTCTGTTTGTATAGATATACATAAGTTTAAGTATTAGTTGTATTATTATTCCTTTTTAAATACgcataaaaagtaaatattaattagtgttaaaataaatagctAGTGGCATTAAAATTAGTTTCGACTTTGGCTGCGGCCCATACACGATTTCATTTCCGCCTGCCCAAGGCCAAGAAAAAGTTTTACATGAATAACTTCATAacaatataaaacaaattaataaaaaggaTTTTCTACATTTGTTCCTCATCATCGTACAGCGGAGCTTACtgtttgcaaacaaaaaatacattcATTCAAAATTCCATTACATTCTTTTGGCTGTCGAGTGCAATCTACCTGCTCTATCTGTTCTTCGTTTACAATTGAATGCTTCTCCTACTGCTTCAGGCTTGCGTGAACAATAAATTCTTAGGCTGGATATATGCatttatattcaaaataaatattcaatcGCATTGTATTAATCACTACAATATTTTTCGTAAATTCCGATTTGTTGTTCTTGAAACATGTGCAAATAGTATTTAGCCGTATATGCCCCGATGAACACCAAAACCCCGCGACCTATAGAAAAACATTCGGTATATGTTTTGTTATGCTTCCATAGATGTCTTAATGCGCAATCTTGTAGAATAGTGTGGTTGCGACCAAAACCGCGCCAAGCGCCCGTTGGCCAAACCGCTCCACTGCCGCCACCCTTCTGCATCCGAATCGAGATGCCACTCAGAATACTCAGCCCACCGCTTAGATTACAAGCGCCATGTCTTTTTTGCTGGGCAACTGTACCCGCTTGCCCTGCCACAGGGAGTTGTGTATTGTGAAGGCGTCGATGGTCACTGTCAGATGCTTTGTATGCACTTGCGAGAAGCACTTGCCTCCTGAGTTGTATCTGCAGGAATGGGGAAGCAATACGTTTGAAAAATCAACTAAATTAGAGGATAGACAAATCACTCACTTGAAAAACTTGTCGAACATGACTTCTTCGACTTGACTAGGCCCAGTACCATACAGCTTGGTTACCTGGTCCGTTTCGGGCTGGTAGCTGTAGAGGGCGCGGAACTGGCAGCCAGCATCGCGGAAGAGTACCAGGAAGTGCTTCGCCTCCGAGCGCGCAATCTTCTCCAGCACTTTCTGTTTGGCCTCGCGGTTAACAACGCCGGGAAAAACACAGTATTCAACGGCATTCAGGATGATTCCACGATTCGATTTGGCCGCTGGTTGTTTATAGAGTTTAGGACCTGTGAATGCAGTACAGATAAAGTTAGACACATTCGCATATTTTCGGATATCTCCTTCTACTTTTTGGTGGCAATGTCAAGCTTCTAGATTCTAGATCGCAAAATCTTCTAGTCCATTTATCAAAATGCAGGAAACGTGCAAGAATTAATGCAAAACGTTGGTGAATCTACGGGATCCATTTTTAAGATACTAGGGAGTGGTAaacaaattatgaaaaaaaaaaaaacattcggacaaaaaataacgaaaataataAGCTTGGCTTAAATTGCATAACttataagcaaataaaatgtaacaATAAACAGTGCTtgcaattttctttttggttAATCTTGCAACTCTTGCGGTGTTTTTATATCACTAAGAACACATTTTTTTGGGTTTCATTTGAACATCGAAAGTCGTGGATTTGACGACGCTAGGGAAGATTACAGG
The sequence above is drawn from the Drosophila melanogaster chromosome 2R genome and encodes:
- the CG4866 gene encoding uncharacterized protein; the encoded protein is MVRKLKFHEQKLLKKVDFITWKVDNGGKENKILRRFHIQKREDYTKYNKLSREIRELAERIAKLDASEPFKTEATTMLLNKLHAMGVSNDQLTLETAAKISASHFCRRRLPVIMVKLRMSEHLKAATDLIEHGHVRVGPEMIKDPAFLVSRNLEDFVTWVDGSKIKEHVLRYNDMRDDFQM